From Schizosaccharomyces pombe strain 972h- genome assembly, chromosome: II, the proteins below share one genomic window:
- a CDS encoding spermidine family transporter, producing the protein MSSTPTAEELALQNTVSQSASAHPELYHTVSHASNNSYQLPQLSRSATSNFSTSARFAARYPTTAGESFQNLTPVNSNPSNQNSKTEPNPDDVEKCIQDPLLQVFPVVEEPERFVFSIDPKSPLIAVNWPFKRKLKTTCILAYVALCSSFASSVFAVPAEAITTVFHISLTVSLLTMTVFLLGYCSGPIIWAPLSELSGRKPPILIGMLGFGIFNISVAVGKDIQTIMMCRFFAGFFASAPLTVVAAALADMYSNKYRGTAITLFSAMVFDGPLVSPIVGGFLTKSYLGWRWTEYITSFMGFFALIIVYLFCDETYSKAIIQGKAKEYRAITGNYFVHAKSEEEVLTLSDIAKNYLLVPMKLLFTEPICFLITLYSSFVYAILYLLLEAYPIIFGEKRHFSMGVAELPYIGLLVGVFIGSGINIAFEPWYYRKCLAQGGKPDPEARLPPMMIGCFMFPAGIFWLSWSGHYSYVNWVVPALSGLATGCGILLIFLQCINYLIDAYLFRAASAIAANTIMRSAMAAGFPLFAVQMFHNMGVGWAGSLLGFIATALIPMPFVFFFFGRKIRRMSKMAVDF; encoded by the coding sequence ATGTCTTCAACTCCTACGGCCGAAGAGCTAGCCTTGCAAAATACTGTCTCCCAATCTGCATCTGCTCATCCAGAGTTGTATCATACTGTAAGCCATGCGTCTAACAATTCATACCAATTGCCGCAGCTTTCGAGATCTGCCACTTCCAATTTCTCAACTTCTGCCAGATTTGCTGCGAGATATCCTACTACTGCTGGTgaaagttttcaaaatttaacacCTGTAAATAGTAATCCTTCCAACCAAAATTCCAAAACTGAGCCAAACCCTGATGATGTGGAAAAATGTATCCAAGATCCTCTTTTACAAGTGTTTCCCGTTGTCGAAGAACCTGAGCGATTTGTCTTTTCAATCGATCCGAAAAGTCCTTTGATCGCTGTAAATTGGCCATTTAAACGTAAGCTTAAAACTACTTGCATTTTAGCGTATGTTGCACTTTGTTCTAGTTTTGCATCTTCTGTTTTCGCTGTACCTGCTGAAGCTATCACTACTGTTTTTCACATTAGTCTTACCGTATCTTTGCTTACCATGACAGTGTTTTTACTCGGTTATTGTTCGGGTCCTATTATTTGGGCTCCGCTGTCTGAACTAAGTGGTAGGAAACCTCCTATATTAATTGGAATGTTGGGTTTTGGTATTTTTAACATTAGTGTTGCTGTTGGCAAAGACATTCAAACGATTATGATGTGTCGATTTTTTGCCGGCTTTTTTGCTAGCGCTCCATTAACGGTTGTCGCTGCAGCATTGGCCGATATGTACTCCAACAAATATCGTGGAACCGCCATTACGCTATTCTCTGCTATGGTGTTTGATGGTCCTTTGGTGTCTCCTATCGTTGGTGGATTTCTCACGAAATCTTATTTGGGATGGAGATGGACAGAGTACATTACTTCATTTATGGGATTTTTCGCTCTGATCATTGTCTACTTATTTTGTGATGAAACATATTCAAAGGCCATTATCCAAGGTAAGGCTAAAGAGTATCGTGCCATAACTGGAAACTATTTCGTCCATGCTAAATCAGAAGAGGAGGTTCTCACCTTGAGTGatatagcaaaaaattacttgCTAGTTCCAATGAAGCTGTTATTTACCGAACCCATTTGTTTTCTCATTACTCTTTATAGCTCATTCGTTTACGctattctttatttactgCTCGAGGCTTACCCCATTATTTTTGGGGAAAAACGCCATTTTTCCATGGGTGTTGCGGAATTGCCATACATTGGTCTATTAGTTGGGGTGTTTATTGGTTCTGGTATTAATATCGCCTTTGAACCTTGGTATTACAGAAAATGTTTAGCTCAAGGTGGAAAGCCAGATCCGGAAGCTCGTTTACCTCCGATGATGATCGGCTGTTTCATGTTTCCAGCAGGTATTTTTTGGTTATCTTGGTCGGGTCATTACTCATATGTTAACTGGGTTGTGCCTGCATTATCTGGATTAGCTACTGGCTGTGgaattttactaattttctTGCAAtgtattaattatttaattgatGCCTATTTATTTCGAGCTGCGTCTGCAATTGCCGCGAACACAATTATGAGAAGCGCAATGGCAGCTGGATTCCCTCTTTTTGCTGTGCAAATGTTTCATAATATGGGCGTTGGATGGGCAGGTTCACTTCTAGGATTTATTGCTACCGCTTTAATTCCTATgccatttgtttttttcttttttggaagaaagATTCGTCGAATGAGCAAGATGGCCGTCGATTTTTAA
- the mfs3 gene encoding spermidine family transporter: MYNNNSSTSSDSSNSEEKANAQHASSTDSTSEHTDPAVADEGFPAEQYQSADLEKQQLLIEEGPGGFPYITNPERFYVSLEPSDPRLAVNWPTHVKILHVALLAFTTLTASWGSSVFSAAATIFAAKYHIGLTVALLGMSLYVCGFASGPILWAPISELVGRKIPLIVGMFMFSIFSIAVAVAKDVQTVMICRFFSGFCASSPLSVVAAAFADMFDNKTRGPAVCIFACITFAGPLIGPIAGGFLAKSYLGWRWTEYITSFMGFFSTLCLLFMKECYSRTITEQEAARLRVEYNNNFIRAKSEEEYIDFKALAKRYLAVPFVLLFCEPIVFLLTLYMSFVYGILYLLLEAYPIIFAEKRHFSLGVDALPYIGLLVGVILGAALIAYFQGYYNRKLDANGGKPVPEARLPPMMIGSVLFPAGIFWLAWSGYYTHVHWIVPTLSGLLTGCGILTIFMQSLIYLIDAYLFRAASVIAANTIMRSLVAAGFPLFAVQMFHNMGIGWAGSLLGFIATALIPIPTLFFIFGKRIRLMSKNTVNL; encoded by the coding sequence ATGTATAACAATAATTCTTCTACCTCTTCTGACTCATCAAATTCTGAGGAAAAGGCAAACGCCCAGCATGCATCTTCTACTGATTCAACTTCTGAGCACACCGATCCCGCCGTGGCAGACGAAGGTTTTCCTGCCGAGCAATACCAATCAGCTGACTTGGAAAAGCAACAGTTATTAATAGAGGAAGGCCCTGGTGGCTTTCCATACATCACAAATCCGGAAAGGTTCTATGTGTCTCTTGAACCCTCAGATCCTAGGTTGGCTGTCAATTGGCCTACACATGTTAAAATATTGCATGTCGCTCTACTGGCGTTTACTACACTAACTGCATCTTGGGGTTCCTCAGTTTTTTCCGCAGCTGCTACCATCTTCGCAGCCAAGTATCATATCGGTCTTACGGTTGCCTTGTTGGGTATGTCTCTATACGTTTGTGGATTTGCTTCAGGTCCTATTTTGTGGGCTCCTATTTCGGAATTGGTGGGACGTAAGATTCCATTAATTGTAGGAATGTTTATGTTTTCGATTTTCTCAATTGCTGTTGCCGTTGCCAAAGATGTGCAAACTGTGATGATCTGTCGTTTTTTCAGCGGTTTCTGCGCCAGTTCTCCCTTGTCTGTTGTGGCAGCTGCCTTTGCCGACATGTTTGACAACAAAACTCGTGGCCCGGCGGTGTGTATATTTGCTTGCATTACCTTTGCCGGTCCATTGATTGGTCCTATTGCTGGTGGTTTCCTTGCAAAGTCTTATTTGGGTTGGCGTTGGACAGAATACATTACCTCATTTATGGGTTTTTTCTCTACtctttgtttgctttttatgAAGGAATGTTATTCTCGTACCATTACTGAGCAAGAGGCTGCCCGACTTCGTGTTGAGTACAACAACAACTTCATTCGTGCCAAGTCTGAAGAAGAGTACATTGACTTTAAGGCTTTAGCAAAACGATACTTGGCTGTTCCTTTTGTCTTGTTGTTCTGCGAACCCATCGTATTTCTTCTCACTCTGTACATGTCATTTGTGTATggaattttgtatttattgttGGAGGCTTATCCAATTATATTTGCAGAAAAGCGACATTTCTCTCTAGGTGTAGACGCCCTTCCATACATCGGTCTTTTGGTTGGTGTTATTTTAGGTGCTGCCCTGATTGCTTATTTCCAGGGTTATTACAATAGAAAGCTTGACGCCAATGGAGGGAAACCAGTTCCTGAGGCTCGTTTACCACCCATGATGATCGGATCGGTGTTATTTCCAGCAGGCATTTTTTGGCTAGCATGGTCCGGTTATTATACTCATGTACACTGGATTGTACCAACACTCTCCGGTTTGCTTACTGGGTGTGGTATCCTTACGATTTTTATGCAATCtttgatttatttgatCGATGCATATCTGTTCCGTGCAGCATCCGTCATTGCTGCCAACACAATTATGCGTAGTTTGGTTGCTGCAGGATTTCCTTTATTTGCTGTTCAAATGTTTCACAATATGGGCATCGGCTGGGCCGGTTCACTTTTGGGATTTATTGCTACCGCTTTAATTCCCATTCCTAcgctttttttcatttttggtAAGCGTATCCGTCTAATGAGTAAAAATACCGTTAATTTGTAA
- a CDS encoding spermidine family transporter produces MSESSVNADTPKNTNDVLNGAYQSATTEPEGQYRSATDNPSLYQVPTHGSLYRNLSNSASAYYPANGNMNSREPANELSDISSLAEKGELEPPMAKLLSDPDFQGKQFPTVEAPELFIFELAPDSPSIALNWTFWRKMKTTSIYAYASLTIAWGSSVLSPASATLAKKYHIGMTTSLLNVSLFMLGYCLGPICWAPMSEITGRKTPLYIGLFLFSVFQIAVATAQDIQTIMICRFFGGYGACVPLCVVAAAFADMYPNRYRGTAITIFAAVIFVGPLVAPIVGGFLTKSYLGWRWTEYITSFMGFLSIILIYLFCEETYLKTITENKVQEYREITGNQLVHARSEEESLSARDIIMNYLLIPLKMLATEPIVFLVSLYCSFVYAIIYLLLEAYPVIFQEGRHFPLGVSALPYIGILVGVFIGCGINCLFEPWYFRQVIKAGNKPAPEARLPPMMIGSFLFPAGIFWLAWSGYYTYVHWIVPTLSGLLTGAGILLIFLQCLNYLLDAYLFRAASVFAANVIMRSAVAGGFPLFAVQMFHNMGVGWAGSLLGFIATALIPMPFAFFFFGKKIRAKSKMTAQF; encoded by the coding sequence atgtCGGAATCCTCTGTTAATGCCGATACTCCAAAAAACACTAATGATGTGCTGAATGGTGCTTACCAGTCAGCCACTACGGAGCCTGAAGGGCAGTATCGCAGTGCTACTGACAATCCTTCTTTGTACCAAGTACCGACCCATGGATCATTGTATAGAAACCTTTCCAATTCTGCTTCAGCCTATTACCCTGCTAATGGCAATATGAATAGTCGTGAACCAGCCAATGAGTTGTCCGacatttcttctttagcTGAGAAGGGTGAATTGGAACCCCCCATGGCTAAATTGCTTAGTGACCCGGATTTTCAAGGTAAGCAATTTCCTACGGTAGAGGCACCCgagttatttatttttgaattggCTCCTGACAGTCCTTCCATTGCTTTAAATTGGACTTTTTGGCGTAAGATGAAGACCACTTCAATTTACGCTTATGCATCTTTAACAATTGCATGGGGTTCATCCGTTCTCTCCCCTGCTTCCGCTACTCTTGCTAAAAAATACCATATTGGTATGACAACTTCGTTGCTTAATGTTTCTCTTTTCATGCTTGGCTATTGTTTAGGACCAATTTGTTGGGCTCCTATGTCCGAAATTACAGGTCGTAAAACACCTTTATACATCgggctttttctttttagtgTGTTTCAAATTGCCGTGGCTACAGCACAAGACATTCAAACTATCATGATTTGTCGTTTCTTCGGTGGTTATGGTGCCTGTGTTCCTCTTTGTGTCGTGGCTGCTGCTTTCGCTGATATGTATCCCAACCGATACCGCGGTACTGCTATTACCATCTTTGCTGCTGTAATTTTTGTTGGTCCATTAGTTGCTCCAATTGTAGGTGGCTTCTTGACGAAATCTTATTTGGGGTGGAGATGGACTGAGTACATCACTTCGTTTATGGGATTTTTGTCTATCATTCTCATTTACCTCTTCTGTGAAGAGACTTATTTAAAAACCATCACAGAAAATAAGGTACAGGAGTATCGAGAAATAACTGGAAATCAACTGGTTCATGCCAGatctgaagaagaatcGCTATCGGCTCGTGATATTATAATGAACTATTTACTTATTCCCCTTAAGATGCTTGCCACTGAACCCATCGTGTTTCTCGTCTCCTTGTACTGTTCGTTTGTCTATGCCATTATTTATCTGTTGTTGGAAGCTTATCCTGTAATCTTTCAAGAAGGACGCCATTTTCCTCTTGGTGTCTCAGCTCTTCCTTATATTGGTATACTGGTAGGTGTATTCATTGGATGTGGCatcaattgtttatttgaaCCATGGTATTTTCGCCAAGTCATTAAAGCCGGAAATAAGCCGGCGCCTGAGGCTAGGTTACCTCCAATGATGATAGgctcttttttgtttcctGCAGGTATTTTTTGGCTAGCTTGGTCTGGTTATTATACATATGTTCACTGGATCGTTCCAACTCTCTCTGGCCTTTTAACGGGTGCTGGaattttacttatttttttgcaatgcCTTAACTATTTGTTAGACGCATATTTATTCCGTGCTGCCTCTGTTTTTGCAGCAAATGTCATCATGAGGAGTGCTGTTGCTGGAGGATTTCCCCTTTTTGCAGTACAAATGTTTCATAATATGGGCGTTGGATGGGCAGGTTCGCTTTTAGGATTTATTGCTACCGCTTTAATTCCTATGCCATTTgcctttttcttctttggaaaaaagaTTCGTGCAAAGAGTAAAATGACTGCTCAGTTTTAA